TCTCGGGTTGATGTTCAACCCTACATAACCGTCCTTGACAACGACCGCGCCGAAGGGTCTGGCGTTTTGTGAAGGCTTCATTCCGAACATGCCTTCGTAGAATCTTCCGAGAAGAGTGTACTGTTCGCTCACGATCGCCAGGTGCTTAAGCTTCGCGAACATCGGTCTCCTCCTTGTCAACGACCCCGTTTTTCAGAATAGAGACTCTTGAAGAAACCCTCGCGGTCGAGGTCGGCGACGATGCTGGGGTCGATAAAGTCTTCAGCCTTCAATTTTGCCGCCTCGGGGGAACTTTCGGCCAGGCGGCTCAATGCGAACGCGACTCCCTTGTGTTCCGGGTAGGGAACCGCCTCGAAAACCGGCTTGTACTGTTCATAACTCTTGTCGAGGATCTCTCGGTCTCCGACTCGCAGGTACTTTTGCAGAACCCTGAGGCTGAACTCCTTGTCCGTCTTCACGATTTTGATTCCTTCCGCCCAAGACCGAACGAACCTTTTGAGCAACTCTCTCTGACCGCGGATGAAATCTCTGCGCGCCACCATGCCGTTGATGGGATAGTCGATCGGCAGCTTGCTGAAATCGATAAGAACGTGGAACCCCAGTTTCTCCGCCTGAAACCGCTGGTCTCCCGAGAGCATCGCCCCATCGACCGCACCGCTCTTCAGGGCCGCCAGCCGCGGTGCCTCGCCGCCGACCTGAAGGATGACCACGTCTTTTTCTGGATTCAGCTTGTAGTGTCGCAGCCCCTCGCGCAGGATGATGTCGGTGAGCGAGCCGTAGCGGCTGATGCCGATTTTCTTTCCCCTGAGATCTTGGGGTCGCTTGATCTCGGACGCGGTCATCACTGTTTCCAACAGCCGATTGACCCCGGTCCCGATCAGAGCGATGTCGGCCCCTTTGACCCAAGCCCCGATCGCCGCCGGCGGCGCCATGTTTGCCACTTCACGTCGCCGGAGAGCATCGCCTGAATGATTACCGTTCCGCCCGGAATATAGACCAGCTCCACCTCGAGACTGCTTTTCTTGAAGAGGCCCGCTTCGTGGGCGATCCAGAGCGGCGCGGGATTGGGCGAAACGGAAA
Above is a genomic segment from Candidatus Zixiibacteriota bacterium containing:
- a CDS encoding ABC transporter substrate-binding protein; the protein is MAPPAAIGAWVKGADIALIGTGVNRLLETVMTASEIKRPQDLRGKKIGISRYGSLTDIILREGLRHYKLNPEKDVVILQVGGEAPRLAALKSGAVDGAMLSGDQRFQAEKLGFHVLIDFSKLPIDYPINGMVARRDFIRGQRELLKRFVRSWAEGIKIVKTDKEFSLRVLQKYLRVGDREILDKSYEQYKPVFEAVPYPEHKGVAFALSRLAESSPEAAKLKAEDFIDPSIVADLDREGFFKSLYSEKRGR